CGCAGCTGGGAAGAGGCAGAGTGGCAGCCGGATACCGGTGATGCACACACGCCGCTCTATTTCCCAAGTGAAGCAACCACCCCCGTGATACCGTTACGGCGGCGTTACCAATGGTGGAAACTGGCCGCAGCTCTCATAACAGGCATAGCATTACTGGCCTATGGCTGGCAGCAGTCGCGTGTACAACCGCTGGCATTCCTGGAAAAAACAACCGCCATCCGCCAACAGGTAAAGGTTACGTTGCCGGACAGCTCCGTTGTATGGTTACATGCAGCCAGCAAGCTCCGTTACCCGGAGAAATTTGACGGAAAAAACAGGGAAGTTTTCCTGGAAGGAAAAGCTTTCTTTGAGATCCATCCCGATGCAGGAAAACCATTCCTGGTACACAGCGGCGGATTAACCACCACCGTATTGGGAACTTCTTTCAATATTGACGCTTACGACGATGCGGAACATATAGCCGTTACCGTTATAAGCGGCAGCGTAAGGGTAACCGACTCACTGAAAGTACTGGACGTTTTGCTGCCGGCACAGCAGATCAACTATAATAAACGCCGGCAGGCATTTGCCAAAACAGTGGTAGACACCACTGCCTGCGTAGCCTGGACAACCGGTAAGATAAAATTTGACGAAGAAAAAATGTCGGCAATAGCAGAAGAGCTGGAACGCTGGTACGGTGTACAATTCCTGTTCAAAGATGATGCCCTGTGCAATTGCCGCTACACCGCCAGCTTTGATGACAACACCAGCCTGGAAAAACTGCTGGATGTAATCTGCACGGTGAATAATATACGGTATACCATCAACGAAAAACAAACCACCGTTACGCTTACCGGAAAAGGCTGCCCGGACAATAGTCATTAAACAACCAAAAGAGATATACTATGTTACTGCTTCCTGCTAAGCCGCCATGATGGGCGCTGATCATTCACATGTTTATAATCAGGCGAAATAAAAAGAACCGTCCTGCTGTAACAGGGCGGTTCAGGCGAGTTCTATCTTCCAAAAAATAATAAAACCCATGTAAAACTATGCAAATTTTTACAAAAGGGGAGCGTATGCCCGGCAGGCATGCGGCGTTCATGCCTTTCAGACAGTCCTCTCTCCGAATCCTGCTAAAGCTTATGCGCTACTCATCTCTGGTTACCCTGTTCGTCTGCCTGCTTTCTGCCACCCTGGAAGCACATACATCCCATGCGCAAACGCTGAAGGATGTCAGGATCAGCCTTGCCGTAGAGAACGAACCTGTAAAAGAGGTACTGAAGAAAATTGAAGCAGCTACCCGGTTTAATTTTGTCTACAACCCCGACCAGCTATGGCTCGGTGAACGGGTCACCGTAAAGGTGAGAGAAACATCGGTAGATAAAATTTTACACCACTTGCTCGATGCCCGGCAAATTCTGTTCAAACAGAATGACCTCCATATCATCCTGTTAAAAAACAATAACCCGCCTGCACTGAAAACCCCGGCATTACCGCTGGTAGACCGGGAACAATCAAAACCGTTACCGGTTTCAGGTAAGGTCACCGCGAAAAGCGGAGAAGGTTTACCCGGTGTGAATGTGCGTATTAAAGGCAGTAATAAAGGCACATCTACTGATGCGGAAGGCAACTATACCATCACAGTGGAAAAGGGGGCGGTGCTCCTCTTTTCTTCTTTAGGTTTTCAAACACAGGAAGTACGGGTAACCGGTGAGTCATCGCTCAATATCATCCTGCAGGTAGATGTGACCGGTCTGAATGACATTGTGGTGGTAGGTTACGGCACACAGAAGAAAATGGACCTTACCGGCGCTGTAACGACCGTGGATGTACGAAAAAACCTGGGCTCGCGGCCTATCACCGATGTGGCGCGTGGTCTGCAAGGTGTGGTACCGGGATTAACGATCACCACGATCTCCGGCGACCTGGGACAGGAACCCAGGATCAGGCTGAGAGGATTGCATGGCTCGCTCAACACTGGTTCCGCCGGCGCCAAACCTTTGATACTGGTAGATAACGTAGAGATACCCAGTTTACAGATGATCAACCCCGAAGATATTGAGTCTATCTCCGTCCTGAAAGATGCGGCATCTTCTTCTATTTATGGTACACGTGCTGCATTCGGAGTAGTACTCATCACCACAAAAACAGGTAAAAAAGGAACGCCCGCCCGCATCACTTACTCCAATAATATTTCATGGGCCAAGCCTACGGTGCTGCCAAAAATAGCCTCCGG
The Chitinophaga sp. MM2321 DNA segment above includes these coding regions:
- a CDS encoding FecR domain-containing protein, giving the protein MEDNEQLKYLYGRYLRNQSSREELQAFFTLVNTLPDEAQIRSLLSRSWEEAEWQPDTGDAHTPLYFPSEATTPVIPLRRRYQWWKLAAALITGIALLAYGWQQSRVQPLAFLEKTTAIRQQVKVTLPDSSVVWLHAASKLRYPEKFDGKNREVFLEGKAFFEIHPDAGKPFLVHSGGLTTTVLGTSFNIDAYDDAEHIAVTVISGSVRVTDSLKVLDVLLPAQQINYNKRRQAFAKTVVDTTACVAWTTGKIKFDEEKMSAIAEELERWYGVQFLFKDDALCNCRYTASFDDNTSLEKLLDVICTVNNIRYTINEKQTTVTLTGKGCPDNSH